In one Agathobacter rectalis ATCC 33656 genomic region, the following are encoded:
- a CDS encoding family 16 glycosylhydrolase, whose protein sequence is MKKRVLSAMPSQTFEEGALDEAQQTGKLSYDGYKKVWSDEFNGDTGSTKEAASYTSGRVSTQNKQTFTYGRFECRAKVPKGHGYLPAFTLS, encoded by the coding sequence ATGAAAAAAAGAGTATTATCAGCCATGCCGTCACAGACGTTTGAAGAGGGAGCGTTGGATGAGGCGCAGCAGACAGGCAAACTAAGCTATGATGGCTACAAAAAGGTGTGGAGCGATGAGTTTAATGGTGATACCGGCTCAACAAAAGAAGCAGCTTCCTATACATCAGGAAGAGTTTCAACACAGAATAAGCAGACCTTCACATATGGACGATTTGAATGCCGTGCAAAGGTTCCAAAGGGACATGGATACCTTCCTGCATTTACATTATCTTAA
- a CDS encoding AraC family transcriptional regulator, with protein sequence MQQYTHENVRSIPHLPIYCDRYEDYRQFSPRHWHDHIEIIYVVSGSLQVVCGENEYTLKENEFFVINSNKIHGTQSYERVRVLLVQIPYAYLDSYIDDYGQIRFRECYETENGSRKYEQMKSLLKSIAHIYRKKGKGYELRLMAKVNEFLYILFTNYSYKEMNAGKESRQIARLKDVLRYVAKNYQEPIALKEAADIASLNQDYFCRMFKKCMGVTFLEYVNQVRINHIHEELLATEDSITDILEHNGFTNYKVFSRMFKAQFGMTPRELRKLQEN encoded by the coding sequence ATGCAGCAATACACACACGAAAACGTCAGATCAATACCACATCTTCCAATCTACTGCGACAGATACGAGGACTACAGGCAGTTTTCACCGAGGCACTGGCATGACCATATAGAGATAATCTATGTAGTTTCCGGCTCACTGCAGGTTGTCTGTGGTGAAAATGAATATACATTGAAAGAAAATGAATTTTTTGTCATAAATTCAAATAAGATACATGGCACGCAAAGCTATGAAAGAGTCAGGGTGCTTCTGGTGCAGATACCGTATGCATATCTGGACAGCTACATAGACGATTACGGACAAATAAGGTTTAGAGAGTGCTATGAGACCGAGAATGGCAGCAGAAAATATGAGCAGATGAAGTCTCTTCTTAAGTCGATAGCGCATATATACCGGAAAAAGGGCAAGGGCTATGAGCTTCGGCTTATGGCAAAAGTGAACGAATTCCTATATATTTTGTTTACAAATTATTCGTACAAAGAGATGAATGCGGGAAAAGAATCCAGACAGATAGCGCGCCTTAAGGATGTCCTTAGATATGTGGCGAAAAACTATCAGGAGCCAATAGCATTAAAGGAGGCGGCAGACATAGCTTCGCTCAATCAGGATTATTTCTGCCGTATGTTCAAAAAATGCATGGGAGTTACATTTCTTGAGTATGTCAATCAGGTAAGAATCAATCACATACATGAGGAGCTTCTGGCAACTGAGGATTCCATCACGGACATACTGGAGCACAATGGATTTACGAATTATAAGGTGTTCAGCCGGATGTTTAAGGCGCAGTTTGGCATGACACCGAGGGAATTGCGGAAATTACAGGAAAATTAA
- a CDS encoding GH36-type glycosyl hydrolase domain-containing protein, with amino-acid sequence MKNIDFIDKYGTFRIKNPENYSGLYLPLAGEKGLKSSITPTLGGDSKTSQNTFLLEPVSIENLHNNKGTRNFWCRIVGKGFWSVCGSSAQQEADRFTGNQDESELEAGLMWQKLHRASKIYGLEADTTSFVTLDGSMEVMLVEITNKTDEAMEIVPIGAIPIYGRSADNIRDHRHVTSLLHRIETTQYGIEVTPVLSFDERGHRKNDISYFVYGSSGNGESPESFYPTVEQFIGEGGSFLIPEAVRTEKAGAKAGEKFQGKEAVGAIKFANRIIKPLETVSYIMLAGLTEKENDVNAITGRYRSVLEVKEELNTVKKHWIDKVNIDFETGNAEEDNYLKWICFQPILRRIYGCSFLPHHDYGKGGRGWRDLWQDCLALLLMEPSDVRRMIVNNYGGVRIDGTNATIIGNEPGEFIADRNNITRVWMDHAFWPFVTTKLYIDQTGDTDVLFEHTTYFKDYQSMRGTSHDEAWNTTYGNKQRTAGGQIYFGTVLEHILIQNLCAFYDVGEHNEMKLHGADWNDALDMAWDKGESVAFTCAYAGNLLDIAKCLRNVEKISGINRIEVLDELKLLLADDEILYNCHDKKQDLLMSYAKACENCTSGGTALIPIAAICENLEHKAEWMMKNIRENEWISDGTDGGWFNGYYDNNGRPVERCESGDVRMMLTGQVFAIMSGTAKKEQIKAICNSADKYLFDQKAGGYRLNTDFKEEKFDLGRMFGFAYGEKENGAVFSHMAVMYANALYKQGFIKEGYKVLKTLLDTAMDFDRSRMYPGVPEYFDNDGRGLYSYLTGAASWYMLTMITSVYGVHGELGDFVIEPALMPQQYNEKGDAKVSLEFAGHGFDILVHNPDKLEPGEAHVKRALCDDVKVENVTGNSVRIPKQAIEMLSTDKCHTVEIYIE; translated from the coding sequence ATGAAAAATATAGATTTTATAGACAAATACGGAACCTTCAGGATCAAAAATCCCGAAAACTACAGTGGACTGTATCTGCCGCTTGCAGGGGAAAAAGGGCTTAAATCAAGCATTACACCAACTCTCGGCGGAGACAGTAAAACAAGCCAGAATACCTTTCTTCTGGAACCTGTTAGTATAGAAAATCTCCACAACAATAAAGGCACCAGAAATTTCTGGTGTCGGATTGTGGGGAAGGGCTTCTGGTCAGTATGCGGATCATCTGCACAGCAGGAGGCCGACAGATTTACAGGTAATCAGGATGAAAGTGAGCTTGAGGCAGGTTTAATGTGGCAGAAGCTGCACCGTGCTTCAAAGATATATGGGTTAGAGGCCGACACGACATCATTTGTCACACTTGATGGAAGCATGGAAGTAATGCTTGTGGAGATCACTAACAAGACAGATGAGGCTATGGAGATAGTCCCAATCGGGGCAATCCCAATCTATGGCAGAAGTGCTGACAATATCAGGGATCACAGACATGTGACATCACTTTTGCACAGAATAGAAACCACACAATACGGCATTGAGGTTACACCTGTCCTCTCATTTGATGAGCGTGGACACCGGAAAAATGATATAAGCTACTTCGTATATGGATCATCCGGAAACGGAGAAAGTCCTGAGAGTTTCTATCCTACCGTTGAGCAGTTTATAGGAGAGGGAGGCTCTTTCCTTATTCCTGAGGCAGTCAGAACTGAAAAAGCAGGTGCAAAGGCCGGAGAAAAATTTCAGGGAAAAGAAGCAGTCGGAGCAATAAAATTTGCAAACCGTATTATAAAACCGCTGGAGACGGTAAGCTATATCATGCTTGCGGGTCTTACGGAAAAAGAAAATGACGTAAATGCCATTACCGGACGGTACCGCAGTGTACTTGAAGTAAAAGAAGAACTAAACACCGTCAAGAAACACTGGATAGACAAGGTAAATATTGATTTTGAGACAGGAAATGCCGAGGAGGACAATTATCTTAAATGGATATGTTTTCAACCTATCTTACGAAGAATATACGGCTGTTCATTCCTTCCACATCATGATTATGGAAAAGGTGGAAGAGGCTGGAGAGATCTATGGCAGGACTGTCTTGCACTTTTACTGATGGAACCTTCGGATGTCCGCAGGATGATTGTAAACAATTATGGCGGTGTGAGAATTGATGGAACCAATGCGACCATTATAGGAAACGAGCCTGGCGAGTTTATTGCTGACAGAAATAACATCACACGTGTATGGATGGATCACGCATTCTGGCCATTTGTAACCACAAAGCTTTATATTGACCAGACCGGTGATACAGATGTACTGTTTGAGCATACGACGTACTTTAAGGATTACCAGTCCATGAGAGGCACAAGCCATGATGAAGCATGGAATACTACATATGGTAACAAACAAAGGACGGCAGGCGGTCAGATATATTTTGGAACGGTTTTAGAGCATATTCTGATTCAAAATCTGTGTGCTTTCTATGATGTTGGGGAGCACAACGAGATGAAGCTGCACGGTGCAGACTGGAACGATGCGCTCGATATGGCATGGGACAAAGGCGAAAGTGTTGCATTTACATGTGCATATGCCGGAAATCTGCTTGATATAGCAAAGTGTTTAAGAAATGTGGAAAAAATAAGTGGAATAAACAGGATTGAGGTGTTAGATGAGCTTAAGCTGCTGCTTGCTGATGACGAAATACTTTACAACTGCCATGACAAAAAGCAGGATCTTCTCATGAGCTATGCAAAGGCATGTGAGAACTGCACAAGCGGAGGCACTGCTCTTATCCCAATAGCTGCGATTTGCGAAAACCTGGAGCATAAGGCTGAGTGGATGATGAAAAACATCCGCGAAAACGAATGGATATCAGATGGCACGGATGGAGGCTGGTTCAACGGATATTATGACAATAACGGCAGACCGGTGGAAAGATGTGAGAGTGGAGATGTACGCATGATGCTTACAGGACAGGTATTTGCCATCATGAGTGGAACCGCAAAAAAAGAACAGATCAAGGCAATCTGTAATAGTGCAGACAAATATCTGTTTGATCAAAAAGCCGGTGGCTACAGACTAAACACTGATTTTAAGGAAGAAAAGTTTGATCTTGGAAGAATGTTTGGATTTGCATATGGTGAAAAAGAAAATGGTGCTGTATTCTCACATATGGCTGTAATGTATGCCAATGCGCTCTATAAACAGGGCTTTATAAAAGAGGGCTACAAGGTATTAAAGACGCTTCTTGATACTGCGATGGACTTTGACAGAAGCAGGATGTATCCGGGAGTACCGGAGTATTTTGATAATGATGGAAGAGGTCTGTATTCATACCTTACAGGTGCCGCAAGCTGGTATATGCTTACTATGATAACATCTGTATACGGAGTCCATGGAGAGCTTGGAGATTTTGTTATTGAGCCTGCACTCATGCCACAGCAGTATAACGAAAAAGGTGATGCAAAAGTTTCGTTAGAATTTGCAGGTCATGGATTTGATATTTTAGTTCACAATCCTGATAAGCTCGAACCTGGGGAGGCGCACGTCAAAAGAGCACTCTGTGATGATGTAAAAGTGGAAAATGTTACAGGAAACAGCGTGCGTATTCCAAAGCAAGCTATTGAAATGCTTTCTACAGACAAATGTCATACGGTTGAGATATACATAGAGTGA
- a CDS encoding GH36-type glycosyl hydrolase domain-containing protein translates to MKYGYFDESKKEYVITRPDTPAPWVNYLGSPEYGAIVSNNAGGYSFAKSGANGRLLRYVFNQFDEPGRYIYIRDNDSKDYWSASWQPVGKDLNEYKSECHHGTAYTKMMADYSGIHSEVRYYVPLNKTYEVWNLSVTNNSDKARSLNITGYAEFTNNSNYEQDQVNLQYSQYITKTVFVENRVRQMIHANLDRIEDGKEIDNKDVVNRFIGLAGAPVDSWCGDRGEFLGEYHRYGNPVGVESGKLNNHGNYNENSCGAITTVLELAPGETKTIAFLVGMIDNETAGKIVASYTDTKAVCDKELEELIAYWHGQLSHFQINTPSDEFNTMINTWNAYNCFMTFIWSRAASFTYCGLRNGYGYRDTVQDIQGVIHLAPEMAVEKIRFMLSAQVDNGGGLPLVKFTHNPGHEDTPDDASYVQETGHPAYRADDALWLFPTVYKYVSETGNVAFIDEVIPFANKDEGTVYEHLKRAIDFSMNHLGKHGMPAGLYADWNDCLRLGADGESTFVALQFYYAMTILKEFAAYKKDDEYITYLDESQEKLGKVIQELCWNEDRFIRGFTGDGQVIGKRDDPEANMWLNPQSWAVISGFASDEQADKALEMVYERLNTEYGAILMDPPYHAHAFDGALAVIYNAGTKENAGIFSQSQGWIILAEALKGHGDRAFKYFIENAPAAQNDRAEIRRLEPYCYGQFTEGKASPNFGRSHVHWLTGTASTVMVGCVEGILGMRPDFYGLHIAPSIPKAWDGFEIEKDFRGCHLHIVVKNPDHVESGCKSLLVNGQAVEGDYIPKELLSEQTEIELTM, encoded by the coding sequence ATGAAATACGGATATTTTGATGAATCAAAAAAAGAATATGTTATTACAAGACCTGACACACCGGCACCATGGGTAAACTATCTTGGATCGCCGGAGTATGGAGCAATTGTTTCCAATAATGCAGGTGGATACAGCTTTGCAAAGTCAGGTGCAAACGGAAGACTTTTGAGATATGTGTTTAATCAGTTCGATGAGCCTGGCAGATATATTTATATCAGAGACAACGACAGCAAGGATTACTGGTCAGCTTCGTGGCAGCCTGTAGGAAAGGATTTGAATGAATACAAGAGTGAGTGTCATCATGGAACAGCATACACAAAGATGATGGCTGATTACAGCGGTATTCATTCAGAAGTAAGATACTACGTTCCGCTGAACAAGACATACGAAGTGTGGAATTTGAGCGTGACGAATAATTCTGATAAGGCAAGAAGCCTTAATATTACAGGCTACGCTGAGTTTACAAACAACAGCAACTATGAGCAGGATCAGGTGAATCTGCAGTATTCACAGTATATTACAAAGACAGTATTTGTGGAGAACAGAGTGCGTCAGATGATCCATGCCAATCTTGACCGCATCGAGGATGGCAAGGAAATTGACAACAAGGATGTGGTAAACAGATTTATCGGACTTGCAGGAGCACCTGTTGACAGCTGGTGCGGTGACAGGGGAGAATTTCTCGGAGAATATCACAGATATGGCAATCCTGTCGGAGTAGAGAGCGGAAAGCTTAACAACCACGGCAACTACAACGAGAATAGCTGTGGAGCAATCACAACAGTATTGGAGCTGGCACCGGGCGAGACAAAGACAATAGCATTCTTAGTTGGAATGATAGATAATGAGACAGCAGGAAAGATTGTTGCTTCTTACACGGATACAAAAGCTGTCTGCGACAAAGAACTTGAGGAGCTTATCGCATACTGGCATGGACAGTTATCACATTTCCAGATTAATACACCAAGTGATGAGTTCAACACAATGATCAATACATGGAACGCATATAACTGTTTCATGACATTTATTTGGTCAAGGGCTGCATCATTTACATACTGTGGACTCAGAAACGGATACGGATACCGTGATACAGTCCAGGATATTCAGGGTGTTATACACCTTGCACCAGAGATGGCTGTTGAAAAGATCAGATTCATGCTCTCAGCACAGGTTGATAACGGTGGAGGACTTCCGCTTGTCAAGTTTACACACAATCCGGGACATGAGGATACTCCTGACGACGCTTCCTATGTACAGGAGACAGGACATCCGGCTTACAGAGCTGATGATGCATTATGGCTTTTCCCAACTGTATACAAATATGTATCAGAGACAGGAAATGTAGCATTTATAGATGAGGTCATTCCATTCGCCAACAAGGATGAGGGAACGGTTTACGAGCATTTAAAGAGAGCAATTGATTTTTCGATGAACCACCTCGGAAAACATGGAATGCCTGCAGGACTTTACGCAGACTGGAATGACTGCCTGAGGCTTGGTGCAGATGGAGAGTCAACCTTCGTAGCACTTCAGTTCTACTATGCAATGACTATATTAAAAGAGTTTGCAGCCTATAAGAAAGATGATGAATATATCACATATCTTGATGAGAGCCAGGAAAAACTCGGAAAGGTCATTCAGGAGCTTTGCTGGAACGAGGACAGATTTATCCGTGGATTTACAGGGGATGGACAGGTTATCGGAAAGCGTGATGATCCTGAGGCAAATATGTGGCTCAACCCACAGAGCTGGGCTGTTATAAGTGGATTTGCAAGTGATGAGCAGGCTGATAAGGCTCTTGAAATGGTATATGAAAGACTCAATACCGAGTATGGCGCCATTCTTATGGATCCTCCATATCATGCACACGCATTCGACGGAGCACTCGCAGTGATATACAATGCGGGAACTAAAGAGAATGCAGGAATATTCTCACAGTCACAGGGCTGGATAATTCTTGCTGAGGCACTTAAAGGACATGGAGACAGAGCTTTTAAGTATTTTATTGAAAATGCTCCTGCCGCACAGAATGACAGAGCAGAGATAAGAAGACTTGAGCCGTACTGCTATGGACAGTTTACTGAAGGAAAAGCAAGTCCAAACTTTGGACGTTCACATGTACACTGGCTCACAGGAACTGCTTCAACAGTCATGGTTGGATGTGTAGAGGGAATACTTGGTATGCGTCCTGATTTCTATGGACTTCATATTGCTCCGTCTATTCCAAAAGCCTGGGATGGATTTGAGATAGAGAAGGATTTCAGGGGATGCCATCTTCATATAGTTGTAAAAAATCCTGATCATGTTGAGAGCGGATGCAAGAGCCTTCTTGTAAACGGACAGGCGGTTGAGGGAGACTATATTCCAAAAGAGCTTCTTAGCGAGCAGACAGAGATTGAGCTTACCATGTAA